From a single Raphanus sativus cultivar WK10039 chromosome 3, ASM80110v3, whole genome shotgun sequence genomic region:
- the LOC108846084 gene encoding protein FIZZY-RELATED 1, which translates to MEERSSKRIKPTMEKEEDPPGTTHPSSSQLNLPPSLTRPTVSLETQRINRLIHSSHYHSPSKPIYSDRFIPSQSGSNFALFGLEPSPKKEDGPGSYAGMLRTVLFGPETPEKRDVVTGFSPSGNIFRYKTETQRPVNSFAPFGCDEGPSVSRSPVKSPRNILRSAYKVLDAPALQDDFYLNLVDWSAQNVLAVGLGSCVYLWNASSSKVTKLCDLGADESVCSVGWSLRGTHLAIGTSRGTIEIWDALRCRRIRRMGGHRRRVGALAWSSSVLSSGSRDKKILQRDIRSQEDHVSKLTGHRSEVCGLKWSYDNRELASGGNDNKLLVWNQHSSQPVLRYCEHTAAVKAIAWSPHLHGLLASGGGTADRCIRFWNTTTNTRLSCVDTNSQVCNLAWSKNVNELVSTHGFSQNQIIVWKYPSMSKLATLTGHTFRVLYLAVSPDGQTIVTGAGDETLRFWNVFPSPKSQSRESGIGALSFGRTTIR; encoded by the exons ATGGAGGAAAGAAGCAGCAAGAGAATCAAACCAACcatggagaaagaagaagatccTCCAGGAACCACTCACCCCTCTTCTTCTCAGCTAAACCTCCCACCGTCACTGACCCGACCAACGGTCTCACTCGAGACCCAACGAATCAACCGTTTAATCCATTCCAGCCACTACCACTCTCCCTCCAAACCAATCTACTCAGACCGGTTTATCCCGAGCCAATCCGGTTCTAATTTCGCGCTTTTCGGCCTCGAACCGTCGCCCAAGAAAGAAGACGGGCCTGGCTCTTACGCCGGTATGCTTCGAACCGTGCTTTTCGGACCGGAGACGCCGGAGAAGAGAGATGTCGTTACTGGTTTCTCTCCGTCGGGGAATATTTTCCGGTACAAGACGGAGACGCAGCGGCCGGTTAACTCTTTCGCGCCGTTTGGGTGTGATGAGGGTCCTAGTGTTAGCCGTAGTCCGGTTAAGTCGCCGAGGAATATTCTTAGGTCGGCCTATAAG GTATTGGATGCGCCGGCTCTGCAAGATGATTTCTACTTGAATCTAGTGGATTGGTCAGCGCAAAATGTTCTTGCAGTTGGACTAGGGAGCTGCGTTTATTTGTGGAATGCTTCTAGTAGCAAG GTAACTAAGTTATGCGATCTTGGGGCTGATGAAAGCGTTTGCTCAGTGGGTTGGTCACTACGTGGAACACATTTGGCGATTGGAACTAGTAGAGGAACTATAGAG ATTTGGGATGCGTTGCGGTGCAGGAGAATAAGAAGGATGGGAGGACACCGACGACGAGTAGGAGCCCTGGCATGGAGCTCATCTGTTTTGTCTTCCGGTAGCAGAGACAAGAAGATACTTCAGAGAGACATACGTTCTCAAGAAGATCATGTCAGTAAGCTAACAGGTCACAGATCCGAAGTCTGTGGACTCAAATGGTCTTATGACAACCGCGAGCTAGCATCAGGCGGAAACGACAATAAGCTTTTAGTATGGAACCAGCACTCATCACAACCGGTGTTGAGATACTGTGAACACACAGCAGCGGTTAAAGCCATTGCTTGGTCTCCACATCTTCATGGGCTTCTTGCTTCAGGTGGTGGCACTGCTGATAGATGTATCCGTTTCTGGAACACGACGACGAACACTCGTTTAAGTTGCGTAGACACTAACAGTCAGGTGTGTAATCTGGCTTGGTCTAAGAACGTGAACGAGCTTGTTAGCACGCACGGATTTTCGCAAAACCAAATCATCGTTTGGAAATACCCATCCATGTCTAAA TTAGCAACTCTCACGGGTCACACGTTTCGTGTTCTGTATCTTGCGGTTTCACCAGATGGACAG ACAATCGTGACAGGAGCAGGAGATGAAACATTAAGATTCTGGAATGTCTTCCCATCCCCGAAATCTCAA AGCAGGGAGAGCGGGATTGGGGCGCTGTCTTTTGGTAGAACAACAATACGGTGA
- the LOC130509809 gene encoding uncharacterized protein LOC130509809 — MQTATRPTSPTGTFDWVKDVWSTACSPKMKLFVWSIIQKALPLGENLQQRGLLSGARCKRCNEVETAIHTFFRCPFAQEVWKRVPLNCVVHLATLESFTDVVVALKRTFCLPPTGITGTILPWICWVIWIARNQLVFENKPTSPAEVVTKGLRLAREWSSAQSSIEVIKKPKPRGTHPRRRLQLTVEDPLLMTCRSDAAWDVKTKRAGLAWILTHLKGSCITQETATQDKINSPLIAEALALRSALLSAGNLGLPKLRCFSDNETLIRAINGDMQVKEIFGIVMDIKQLSSAFIAISFSHFSRSLNVETDGLAKQSLSSSLYLDPFVG; from the coding sequence ATGCAGACAGCTACAAGACCAACATCACCTACGGGAACCTTTGACTGGGTTAAAGATGTTTGGTCGACAGCTTGTTCACCAAAGATGAAGCTTTTTGTTTGGTCCATCATACAGAAAGCTCTGCCGCTAGGAGAAAACCTACAACAAAGAGGGTTACTATCAGGAGCTCGGTGTAAGAGATGTAACGAGGTTGAAACCGCTATACATACCTTCTTTAGATGTCCATTTGCGCAGGAGGTTTGGAAGAGGGTCCCTCTCAACTGTGTAGTTCACCTAGCTACACTGGAGAGTTTCACAGATGTTGTTGTAGCACTGAAGAGAACATTCTGTCTACCGCCAACGGGGATAACAGGAACGATACTCCCATGGATCTGCTGGGTAATCTGGATCGCACGGAACCAACTGGTCTTCGAAAACAAACCTACATCACCAGCAGAAGTCGTAACAAAAGGATTACGCTTGGCAAGGGAATGGTCATCAGCACAGAGCTCGATCGAAGTAATCAAAAAGCCAAAGCCAAGAGGAACTCACCCGAGGAGGCGATTGCAACTAACTGTAGAAGACCCCCTACTCATGACTTGTAGATCGGACGCGGCTTGGGATGTAAAAACGAAGAGGGCCGGCTTAGCTTGGATCCTCACCCATTTGAAAGGCTCGTGTATCACCCAAGAAACAGCAACACAGGACAAGATCAACTCTCCACTGATTGCAGAAGCTTTAGCTCTCCGATCGGCTCTACTCTCCGCAGGGAATCTAGGGCTCCCAAAGCTCCGGTGCTTCTCTGACAACGAAACGCTCATTCGAGCTATCAACGGCGACATGCAGGTCAAGGAAATCTTCGGTATCGTCATGGATATCAAGCAACTCTCCTCTGCTTTCATCGCCATCTCTTTCTCTCACTTTTCTCGATCTCTGAATGTTGAGACTGATGGGCTAGCCAAACagtcactttcttcttctttgtatttGGACCCCTTTGTGGGCTGA